The genomic stretch TACTCACCAGGAAAAATGAGCTCCGGACATTGAGCATAAGGGCCTACgttgtaaaaaaagaaaccctGGCCTGTAAACTCTTGTGGCCCGCTCTTATACTCATCTCTGTAGACAGGCTGGCCATCCGTCCAGGGGAGAACGATGATACTGCTAGAGTAGCCATCCCTTGCAGGCGGCATCACATGCTCATAGAACCAGTCGTGGTAGGTTTTGAGAAGCCTCTCGCCCTCTGccttctgctctgctgttACTGTCGGTGTATAATCCCTGTATAAACGTTAGACACTTTGACCAACTCATGCATGCTACCTCACTCACACTTTAAATCGAACCTGTGGATTGAGGACGGGTGGTTTGCCCATCTTATGCGTGTATTCTTTGATGAAAGGCTGAAGAAGTCCTGTCCACTGATCACGGTTGGCAGACCAGTCGAAGGCGTGATGAAAATACTTGCTGATGGATTCATCTGTCCCTTCTGGACGAGTTCGAGTCCATGTGTCTGCGAGATTGATATTCGTACGATTTACTCCTAGAAAGCTTTCAACGCGCTTGATAAAATTTTCCATGACTCGCTGGCTTTCTTCATGCTCAACTGGCCAGTAGTCGGCCAAGCAGATTAACTTATTTGGCTTCTATTCACAGTAACTATGTTAGTAATTGGTGAGAAGATGTTGGTAAACTGCATACCTCGTAAACTTTTCCTTCGGTCTCTGCTGAGCCGTATAGTGCTTGTGCGAGAGTCTTGAATTCCGCTGCCGTGCGGGCAAATCCACCAACCGTGTCCCAGTTGCTAGATTATAGACATGTCAACAAACATGCTTCATAAAAATACCCATTGAAAACATACGAGCTGTATGGGACTACACCTGTGGTGTTTGCGGCCCCAAGAGTGGGCCTCATTCCGAAAATTCCCTGAGCTGCTGAAGGTGATCTGATGCTCCCCAAAGCTATGAAGAACGTCAGCAACTACTATGTATAAACGGTGGGAATAATCTTACTATCTGTGCCCAAGGACACATCAAGCCACGTATACGTAGAAACAGCGGAAGCGCTGCCAGCACTGCTTCCGCTGGGCGTGAGATAGCCGTCTCCACGCGGATTCCAAGGTCCATGGTAGTCGACCCAGTCTCTGGTTGGCCATTCCGAATCTGCAAATTGTGTAGTCTTTAGCTTTCCAACAATCACAAAGCCCAATTTGATAAGCCGCTGGACTATTTCTgcgctttcttctttggccgGATAGAGCTCCGTGTACGCCCGCGAAGAAGCTCCCGTCTTGAGCCCTTTCAAATCTATAATGTCTTTTATTGCTACGCGAAGACCAGCATACGGCTTCTCCGTTGATTTGGTATAGTATAGTCGAGAGGGTACGGCGACAGTGAGAGCGGATGGAAACTGTTCTCCGTACGCGGAAACATCTAGAGATCGAAAGCTTCAACAACGGTTAGCTCTAACCACTAAAGACAGGGATTTCAGACCCGATACTcacccatcgccatcatctggaACGGTAGAGACTATAAAAGCATCTGCAGTATCTGGGTACAGCCGGTAAACCTGATGAAGTTGGCCGTGATGCAGAAAATAAGGACCCTGAGGAAGCTGGGCTTCCAGCTCGCTACTGTAGAGAAAACCTATGTTGCAAGCCCCAAGGCTACGAAGAgtgtccttttcttctcccgtgAGTTTTCGTTCAATGTCGGTCGTCTGGACAATTATGGCCCCAGTGAATTCCCGCGACCAGACGTCATCTTTAGCTCTAAAGTCATCCAAGATGCCCTGGAGCTCACCCGTGCTAGGAAATTGACCGTCAATCGTAAGCATAGTACACGCTTCAGCAACCGCATCACGTTCGAAAGTCGATATGTCCAGTTGAGAATCCTAGGAATCGTCAGAAAATCATTCAAACTTGGACAACACATTGGGCCTCACAGAAGGGGCCAAAGGGTGCATGTAGTACGATATATCGCCGAGGCGGACGACCGTCGACACCACCTTTGCAGCCATGGTTTGTCTGTAGAAGATGGTGAATATTGTTGCGAGTAGTATTGGAATTGGAAACATCTCATGAACTCAAAGCCCAACGTTAAACTTTGcgatgaaggagaagggaaGCGAGTTAAGTAGCAGTTGCAGTTGTTTGCAAGGTGGCAACAATGAAAAAGCTGTTCAACGACAATGAGAAGGCGGGGGGCATCAAGACTCCCTGAACATTGAGGCTTTGTGGTGAAGGTATGCGGCTGCGTGCTTCTGGGTGACTGTACCTCATGTGCATGCAGTGTTCGAATGTTGGTGGCAAGGACGGATTCAGGTAGATTGATATGAACAGGTAGATTAATATGAAGGCTGTACTCTGCACTCAAAGCCTGGCTGCACGGGCCGCACGACACACCAAGCTTGCTAGGAATAACGGCCCGGGCATCCTTGGCTTCAATGCGTTGGCTTTGGGATTCTCAGAAGATATGAACAGCGCCAAGTATTCGACCAACAAAGCAGCACTCTTCATAGTGTACATGTAGAGCATCATGGCAGTGAAATGCATCCTGTCCAACCATGCGAGGCTATCTGAATCTGCTGTTCAATCCTCAAATGTCGGGTTACTTAACCACGTACAGATTTTGTTGAGAGCAAATGTATCATGATGTGTCTCTGACGTTGTATAGTCTTTCATCTCGCAATCAATCCAGCCTTTCGTACCACGGCTAGTTGACAGTTTCTCCCCAATTCTCCGAGACGAGCCAAAGTCAATCACAATGGGCCTACCGTCCTCTGCCACAAGGACGTTTGAGGGGTTAAGGTCGTTATGGGCCCAGCCAAGAGCGTGCAAGTGATAAATTGCCGAGTGCAGTGATTCCATAAAGAGCTCTTTATCTTGGATGGCTTGGCCACTCTTTAGGAAATTGTTCAAGTCGTAGAGGTGTCGGTCCAGGACAAGTCCAGTGATATATCCACGCCGGACATGGCAACCATGGTATCCAACAATATTCGGGTGAGGTTGGCTCCTTAGCATTTCCATGACTTCTGCCTCCTCTGCAAATCCATCGCGAAGGAGATGCACGACTTTATGCTTTGAGAATATGTCATACTTTCCTACTTGAGGCCGTTTGATGAAAATGCCTAGAGGGAGCTCTTGAGGAGCCTTGGTTGTAGTGAAAGCTTGGGGCCACGGTGGGAAGATTTCGTCGTCAGGAATTCGAGTGAGGGAGGCGGTGATTTCTTGAAACGTGATGTctgcctttggcttgttTATCTCGCTGTAAAATACCCGGTCATCGTCCACCTTTGCGATTGCGGTATATTGGAAGTCTTCGGTTTCATCGTCAAATTCTTCAGATACCCAAAGTAATTCTTCCCAGCTGGTAATCTCAGGcgccatggcgatgaaggcTGGATCCATTGGGTTCTAgtgcggaagaagaaaagagcggTCTGCGTGGATATACTGTTGGAAGAGCTAGGATACCTTATGTGTTGGTACATTACTACGCAGAGAGAAGTGGTCACTTCAACTTTTGCCATAGTGGTCTGTTCAACATACAGGTATGCTGTATATGCGCCATTATAGTGGGTCTGCAAAGGTACAGTATTTCGGTACGGTGCAAACGTAGAGATCGAAGGGGGGGATGAAGGTAACGACGCATGCTGCATCAGAGTATAACATATTACAAGATACAGCGTTTACATGATATCACAGCCGTTGGGATAATAGTATTGCTCGTCCAAGCTAGATAATAGAGCCAGTACCATAGTAGATTATAGTATTATCTACAGACATAGCAAACACAGAAGCTAGTAACAGCACTGCCAGTCCCCCACTTCTTCAATTATCTTCTCCCCTTCATCTACATGCTAGCATCGCAAATTCCTTCGTACGGACACGCGTGATATGGCTTCTATACCAATAAAGCGGCTACAGCTAAAAGCTCAATTGCCGAGAGTACTCAGAACTATAGGCAAGAAGCACTCTTATGGCCTTTATCAACAGCCGGCGCGTCTCAAGCATCGCTCCAACGCGATTCTAGCAGCTTGCTTGCCAACTCAAACATATCCATTCAACCGGCCTTTCATGTCAAGCAGCGCGCAAAGGCAGCCGAGATCGATTGGCATGGAATGGTATGACCTCTCGCCCGCGCGCCAAATCCAGTGGATGCTAGAATCTGGAGACAACAAATGGGGCTGGGCCATCTACCGATGCACTTACAAGCCAGAGCTCCAGGGCCCTTGGGAGAAGTTCAAGAACCTCGTCGAATGCAGGATACAAAAGGCCATTGTAGATTCAGATGCTCCTGACAtcgccaagaagctcgacTTGGCCTGGATCGAGGATTCTCAGCTTGAAGGTGCACTGCTGAGTGAACTGAAGCGTAGATTCAGGGAGTGGGTGCGCACTGAAACGCAACACTTCAACTTCGATATAAGTGCTCACTCTTCTGAACTCGGTTCAAGGTACTCACACTTTATCCAAGTCGACGAGGAAAGCCTGGTGAGCTGTCTTCGTGAATGTGGTGTTGATCTTCATGGAGGGCATGTGAATATTGTTCGGGGTTGGGCAGATGGTCTCGCGCCTGAGGAGGCGACAGATGAGTTTGGTGACGCCCTCGATGCTGAGGACTGGATGAAGATTCCGGCAAGCGAGATCATGCCCAGCACTTATATGGAGTTTGACAACGATGAAATGTGGTATGTCAACTATACGCAACCGCCGAACGTGTGCAATGCACGTTGGTAGACCGTAGCTATGAAGACGCATGTTGCGGGTTTGATGCACAATGCTCTCTACGCCATATACATTAATACTGCCACCTTACGTCAGACTATTAGCCTATGTATTATAAGCAAATCTCTCCACCATTTAATGCAAACAGTCAAGACTTTGTGAAGTATTGCAAGAGAATTGTTTCATAAAGAAAGACTCACCGTCCAATCTCTTGAGGGAATTCGTACGGCAGAATAGACACCTCTCGGGGTTTTTCTTTCATAAGACAGCTTCCATGTAACGGCATTACAAACCGGATATATCCATTTGCATTTGGAGTGATTTATGAGCTACGACGCTTTTCGTTCCTTAACACTAAAGTCACTGTTGTCATTCACATATGAGAGCGATATCGACGGCGACAGAGTGGGAGAGGCTGAGATCTCGCTTGTGTTGGACAGGCATTCCGGCTTAGACGAGCTGGGAGCGTGCTGGTGGGGCAGGCCGCCATACCCCGTCTCTGCTCCATGCAACTTGGCCAAATACTGCCTCAACATGGAAGAGACGTGCACAAAATTAGCTCTTTCGCATTCCCCGAAGCTATAAATTATCATTGTACAACAATACAGTCCGGGATTTTCCGAGCTTTCGACGTCAATCCTGCCGATTTCACCACTTCATCTCACTACCACCACAAAAATGATTGATCAATTCCAATACAACATTGGTTTGCCCGCAGAAGAATTGTCTGGCTATGGCCCCGGAGGCTACCATCCAGTGCGTCTTGGCGACACGCTCGATGATGGGAGATACCGAATTCTGAATAAGCTTGGCTTTGGGTCATTCTCCACTGTCTGGCTCGCTCGAGATGAAGAGTAACTTGCCTGTTCTCTTTTAGGCCGATATTTACTTACATCCCCACCAGGAACAAGACGAATGTTTCTATTAAAATCGTAGTCGCAGAGCAGTCGCACAATCACAATCACGAGTTGGAAATTCTGCAGGCTATCAAGCGAAACGGCGACCCTGCCCATCCAGGCCATAGACATGTTTCGCATCTTCTAAACTCATTCTATCATGAGGGTCCCAATGGACGCCATCTTTGTATAGTTCTCGAGTTGCTTGGCCCGAAGACATCTTCAATTGCAGAGATGCAACCAAATTACCGTTTAGAAGGTCAAATTGCTCGTCGAATTTCCTCCCAGCTCCTTTTTGCTGTAGATTATCTCCGAGCGTGTGGCGTAGCACACGGAGGTAGGCCGCACCTAAGCTAAACCTACTACTTCTCCTATTAACCTTGAATATTAGATATACATATGGGCAACGTCTTATTTCAGCTCTCGAATGTCAACGAAACTCTCACTATCGATGACCCTCAAATAGGGGAGGTTTCAAAGAAGGATGGGTCACCTAATGAGAAGGGGGTTCCGGACTACCTAGTAGAGCCTGCAGAATATGGGTATGGCAAtggcgagcttcttgatgaggTCCAGCTTGTCGATTTCGGCGAATGTTTGTCTTCCCTCACTTGCCGAAATAAGTAATGAGCTGACTCTATTCTTGCATTCAGCATTCTTCCTCTCCAATCCGCCCAAGTCGATTCATACACCCATGTCCTTTCACCCGCCAGAACTGGTTTTCCGACGCCCACTGACCGAAGCGGTTGACATCTGGAATCTTGGATGCACGGTAAGAACTAATAAGCTAAATTTATACATcaactaataaaattaaagacATATGAGCTTGTGATCGGGCGCCCACCACTGGAGGCATTTATGGATGATCGCGAGTTAATACCACAGTTTCAGAAGGTGCTTGGTGGTCTTCCTGAGCAATGGATCCCAGAAGGTCTGGAAACCGGCGTGCTTGAGGAGGTACCAGACGGTAAGTTCGCAAAAGAACGGCTCCGAATCTAGCTAACTTTAAAAGCATCCCGCGCGGAATACTTTTTGCCCCTCGAGGAGCAAATACAAAAGACATACGCCAACGGGTACGACAAGGAGACACTTGATGTTAATGAGAAGGATCTCTCAGTACTTGGAAGCTATCTTCGAAAGATGTGTGTCGTTGAACCTACTACACGAGCGACGTTGACGGAATTGTTGTCACATCCATGGATCAAGGCGGATGAAGGAATTAGAAGTGAAGAATGAAGGAAAACAAAGGCATCAACCGCTTGACAAGCCTCGGATCGCTAGTATATAATATGTATACTCTCTAAAAGACAAGACACGAGATGGGgtcaagaagaatataattATGCAATTTTTACATAGCTCTAGCTTTATTTCAGGCAATTGTTCTCGAAAAAGGCTTGAAAGATTATAACGAA from Trichoderma atroviride chromosome 3, complete sequence encodes the following:
- a CDS encoding uncharacterized protein (EggNog:ENOG41~SECRETED:SignalP(1-21)), which codes for MFPIPILLATIFTIFYRQTMAAKVVSTVVRLGDISYYMHPLAPSDSQLDISTFERDAVAEACTMLTIDGQFPSTGELQGILDDFRAKDDVWSREFTGAIIVQTTDIERKLTGEEKDTLRSLGACNIGFLYSSELEAQLPQGPYFLHHGQLHQVYRLYPDTADAFIVSTVPDDGDGFRSLDVSAYGEQFPSALTVAVPSRLYYTKSTEKPYAGLRVAIKDIIDLKGLKTGASSRAYTELYPAKEESAEIVQRLIKLGFVIVGKLKTTQFADSEWPTRDWVDYHGPWNPRGDGYLTPSGSSAGSASAVSTYTWLDVSLGTDTLGSIRSPSAAQGIFGMRPTLGAANTTGVVPYSSNWDTVGGFARTAAEFKTLAQALYGSAETEGKVYEKPNKLICLADYWPVEHEESQRVMENFIKRVESFLGVNRTNINLADTWTRTRPEGTDESISKYFHHAFDWSANRDQWTGLLQPFIKEYTHKMGKPPVLNPQVRFKVDYTPTVTAEQKAEGERLLKTYHDWFYEHVMPPARDGYSSSIIVLPWTDGQPVYRDEYKSGPQEFTGQGFFFYNVGPYAQCPELIFPVGTTPYTSKFTQRIEQLPAAVGFIAAKGSDIMLADFVSKLFEDSYTVIEAEQDQAPLT
- a CDS encoding uncharacterized protein (EggNog:ENOG41); protein product: MAPEITSWEELLWVSEEFDDETEDFQYTAIAKVDDDRVFYSEINKPKADITFQEITASLTRIPDDEIFPPWPQAFTTTKAPQELPLGIFIKRPQVGKYDIFSKHKVVHLLRDGFAEEAEVMEMLRSQPHPNIVGYHGCHVRRGYITGLVLDRHLYDLNNFLKSGQAIQDKELFMESLHSAIYHLHALGWAHNDLNPSNVLVAEDGRPIVIDFGSSRRIGEKLSTSRGTKGWIDCEMKDYTTSETHHDTFALNKICTWLSNPTFED
- a CDS encoding uncharacterized protein (EggNog:ENOG41) — protein: MASIPIKRLQLKAQLPRVLRTIGKKHSYGLYQQPARLKHRSNAILAACLPTQTYPFNRPFMSSSAQRQPRSIGMEWYDLSPARQIQWMLESGDNKWGWAIYRCTYKPELQGPWEKFKNLVECRIQKAIVDSDAPDIAKKLDLAWIEDSQLEGALLSELKRRFREWVRTETQHFNFDISAHSSELGSRYSHFIQVDEESLVSCLRECGVDLHGGHVNIVRGWADGLAPEEATDEFGDALDAEDWMKIPASEIMPSTYMEFDNDEMWYVNYTQPPNVCNARW